From a region of the Thermus caldilimi genome:
- a CDS encoding NfeD family protein codes for MRSVKRLLALCFLLSLALGKTYLIPIQGEIDPALAVFVEQALTRAEREGASGVAFLIDTPGGRVDAAIRISDRILQSPLPTLAVVQNAFSAGALIALSCRQIAMLPGSEIGAALPVVALPLQQPQAADQKIISALKGKFRAVAEARGRPVDLAEAMVDPQVEIPGLSAKGEPLTLSADKAVELKVADFKAGSLSEALRQAGYSLETERLEPGPRVQVARFLTSSTVAGLLLALGLLLLLLELFTPGFGVMGTLGLAFLALYFAGGWLAGLSGAFELVLFFLGVALLLAEAFLFPGFGIAGALGVGAILASVYFTFGENALMVIAIAVIALGLGLLLVFRFLPRTRPARALVLESAISEHATGDEVEVGAIGVALTDLRPGGVARFGNKRIDVVANRGFLPKGTTLRVVEVRGPTVVVEALEE; via the coding sequence ATGAGGTCGGTGAAAAGGCTCCTTGCCCTATGCTTCCTGCTCTCCCTGGCCCTGGGGAAGACCTACCTCATCCCCATCCAGGGGGAGATCGACCCCGCCTTGGCGGTCTTCGTGGAACAGGCCCTGACCCGCGCCGAACGGGAGGGAGCCAGCGGCGTGGCCTTCCTCATCGACACCCCAGGGGGCCGGGTGGACGCCGCCATCCGCATCTCCGACCGGATCCTGCAAAGCCCCCTTCCCACCCTAGCCGTGGTGCAGAACGCCTTTTCCGCCGGCGCCCTGATCGCCCTTTCCTGCCGCCAGATCGCCATGCTGCCGGGCTCGGAGATCGGGGCCGCCCTGCCGGTGGTGGCTCTTCCCCTGCAGCAGCCCCAGGCGGCGGACCAGAAGATCATCTCCGCCCTGAAGGGCAAGTTCCGGGCGGTGGCCGAGGCCCGGGGAAGGCCGGTGGATCTGGCCGAGGCCATGGTGGACCCCCAGGTGGAGATCCCTGGCCTTTCCGCCAAAGGAGAGCCCCTCACCCTTTCCGCCGACAAGGCGGTGGAGCTCAAGGTGGCGGACTTCAAGGCAGGAAGCCTCTCCGAGGCCCTGCGCCAGGCAGGGTACAGCCTGGAAACGGAAAGGCTTGAGCCTGGCCCCCGGGTGCAGGTGGCCCGGTTCCTCACCAGCTCCACCGTGGCGGGGCTTCTCCTGGCCCTTGGGCTTCTTCTCCTCCTCCTCGAGCTCTTCACCCCGGGCTTCGGGGTCATGGGGACCTTGGGCCTGGCGTTTTTAGCCCTTTACTTTGCTGGGGGGTGGCTTGCCGGGCTTTCCGGGGCCTTCGAGCTGGTCCTCTTCTTCCTGGGCGTGGCCCTCCTCCTGGCCGAGGCCTTCCTCTTCCCCGGCTTCGGCATCGCCGGGGCCCTGGGGGTGGGGGCCATCTTGGCCTCCGTCTACTTCACCTTCGGGGAGAACGCCCTCATGGTCATCGCCATTGCGGTGATCGCCCTGGGCCTGGGCCTCCTCCTCGTCTTCCGCTTCCTGCCCAGGACCCGGCCTGCCAGGGCCTTGGTGCTGGAAAGCGCCATCTCCGAACACGCCACCGGGGACGAGGTGGAGGTGGGCGCCATCGGCGTGGCTCTCACCGACCTGAGGCCTGGGGGTGTGGCCCGCTTCGGCAACAAGCGCATCGATGTGGTGGCCAACCGGGGTTTCCTGCCCAAGGGCACCACCTTGAGGGTGGTGGAGGTCAGGGGACCCACGGTGGTGGTGGAAGCTTTGGAGGAATAG
- the polA gene encoding DNA polymerase I, with product MEAMLPLFESKGRLLLVDGHHLAYRTFFALKSLTTSRGEPVQAVYGFAKSLLKALKEDGDGVIVVFDAKAPSFRHQAYEGYKAGRAPTPEDFPRQLALIKELVDLLGLTRLEVPGFEADDVLATLAKKAEKEGYEVRILTADRDLYQLLSDRISILHPEGYLITPEWLWQKYGLRPEQWVDYRALAGDPSDNIPGVKGIGEKTAAKLIREWGSLENLLKHLDQVKPASVREKILSHMEDLELSLELSRVRTDLPLQVDFTRRQEPDREGLRAFLERLEFGSLLHEFGLLESPTAAEEAPWPPPKGAFVGFVLSRPEPMWAELRALAAALKGRVHRAEEPLAALRELEEVRGLLAKDLVVLALREGVPLVPGDDPMLLAYLLDPSNTSPEGVARRYGGEWTAEAGERALLSERLYAALLERLKGEERLLWLYEEVEKPLSRVLAQMEATGVRLDVAYLKALSLEVEAEMKRLEEEVFRLAGHPFNLNSRDQLERVLFDELGLPAIGKTEKTGKRSTSAAVLEALRHVHPIVDRILQYRELSKLKGTYIDPLPALVHPKTGRLHTRFNQTATATGRLSSSDPNLQNIPVRTPLGQRIRRAFVAEEGWVLVALDYSQIELRVLAHLSGDENLIRVFREGQDIHTQTASWMFSVPPEAVDPLMRRAAKTINFGVLYGMSAHRLSAELAIPYEEAVAFIERYFQSYPKVRAWIERTLKEGRERGYVETLFGRRRYVPDLASRVKSVREAAERMAFNMPVQGTAADLMKLAMVKLFPRLGELGARMLLQVHDELVLEAPKERAEAVAALAKEVMEGVWPLAVPLEVEVGLGDDWLSAKG from the coding sequence ATGGAGGCAATGCTGCCCCTCTTTGAATCCAAAGGCCGCCTCCTCCTCGTGGACGGCCACCACCTGGCCTACCGTACCTTTTTTGCCCTGAAGAGCCTCACCACCAGCCGCGGGGAGCCCGTGCAGGCGGTGTACGGCTTCGCCAAGAGCCTCCTCAAGGCCCTGAAGGAGGACGGGGACGGGGTGATCGTGGTCTTCGACGCCAAGGCCCCTTCCTTCCGCCACCAGGCCTACGAGGGGTACAAGGCGGGGCGGGCCCCCACGCCGGAGGATTTCCCCAGGCAGCTCGCCCTCATCAAGGAGCTCGTAGACCTTCTGGGCCTCACCCGCTTGGAGGTTCCCGGCTTCGAGGCGGATGACGTCCTGGCCACCCTGGCCAAGAAGGCGGAAAAGGAAGGCTACGAGGTGCGCATCCTCACCGCGGACCGGGACCTCTACCAGCTCCTTTCGGACCGGATCTCCATCCTGCACCCCGAGGGGTACCTGATCACCCCGGAGTGGCTTTGGCAGAAGTATGGTCTCCGTCCCGAGCAGTGGGTGGACTACCGGGCCCTGGCTGGGGATCCTTCCGACAACATCCCTGGGGTGAAGGGCATCGGGGAGAAGACGGCGGCCAAGCTGATCCGGGAGTGGGGGAGCCTGGAAAACCTTCTCAAGCACCTGGACCAGGTGAAGCCCGCTTCCGTGCGGGAGAAGATCCTCAGCCACATGGAGGACCTCGAGCTGTCCTTGGAGCTTTCCCGGGTGCGCACGGACTTGCCCCTTCAGGTGGACTTCACTCGGCGCCAGGAGCCGGACCGGGAGGGGCTTAGGGCTTTTTTGGAGAGGCTGGAGTTCGGAAGCCTCCTGCATGAGTTCGGCCTTCTGGAAAGCCCCACGGCAGCGGAAGAAGCCCCCTGGCCGCCCCCCAAAGGGGCGTTCGTGGGCTTTGTCCTCTCCCGGCCCGAGCCCATGTGGGCGGAGCTTAGGGCCCTGGCGGCGGCCCTAAAGGGGCGGGTTCACCGGGCGGAGGAGCCCTTGGCTGCCCTTAGGGAGCTGGAGGAGGTCCGGGGTCTTTTGGCCAAGGACCTGGTGGTCTTGGCCCTGAGGGAGGGGGTTCCCCTGGTGCCTGGGGACGATCCCATGCTCCTCGCCTACCTCCTGGATCCTTCCAACACCAGCCCCGAGGGGGTAGCCAGGCGCTACGGGGGGGAGTGGACCGCGGAGGCGGGGGAAAGGGCCCTGCTTTCTGAAAGGCTCTACGCCGCCCTCTTGGAGCGGCTTAAGGGGGAGGAGCGGCTTCTTTGGCTTTATGAGGAGGTGGAAAAACCCCTCTCGCGGGTTCTGGCCCAGATGGAGGCCACGGGGGTCCGGCTGGACGTGGCCTACCTGAAGGCCCTCTCCCTCGAGGTGGAGGCGGAGATGAAGCGCCTCGAGGAGGAGGTCTTCCGCCTGGCCGGGCACCCTTTCAACCTGAACTCCCGCGACCAGCTGGAGCGGGTGCTCTTTGACGAGCTGGGGCTTCCCGCCATCGGCAAGACGGAGAAGACGGGCAAGCGCTCCACCAGCGCTGCGGTGTTGGAGGCCCTAAGGCATGTCCACCCCATCGTGGACCGCATCCTGCAGTACCGGGAGCTTTCCAAGCTCAAGGGCACCTACATCGACCCTCTGCCCGCCCTGGTCCATCCCAAGACGGGCCGGCTTCACACCCGCTTCAACCAGACGGCCACGGCCACGGGGAGGCTTAGTAGCTCCGACCCCAACCTGCAAAACATCCCCGTGCGCACCCCCTTGGGCCAGCGGATCCGCCGGGCCTTCGTGGCCGAGGAGGGCTGGGTCCTGGTGGCCTTGGACTATAGCCAAATCGAGCTCCGGGTCCTGGCCCACCTCTCCGGGGACGAGAACCTCATCCGGGTCTTCCGGGAAGGGCAGGACATCCACACCCAGACCGCAAGCTGGATGTTTTCCGTGCCCCCGGAGGCCGTGGACCCCCTCATGCGCCGGGCGGCCAAGACCATCAACTTCGGGGTCCTCTACGGCATGTCCGCCCACCGGCTTTCCGCAGAGCTTGCCATCCCCTACGAGGAGGCGGTGGCCTTCATCGAGCGCTACTTCCAGAGCTACCCCAAGGTGCGGGCCTGGATTGAGAGAACCCTAAAGGAGGGGCGGGAGCGGGGCTATGTGGAAACCCTCTTTGGCCGCAGGCGCTACGTGCCGGATCTGGCTTCCCGGGTGAAGAGCGTGCGGGAGGCGGCGGAGCGCATGGCCTTCAACATGCCGGTGCAGGGCACCGCCGCGGATTTGATGAAGCTGGCCATGGTGAAGCTCTTTCCCAGGCTTGGGGAGCTAGGAGCCAGGATGCTTTTGCAGGTACACGACGAGCTGGTCCTCGAGGCCCCGAAAGAGCGGGCAGAGGCCGTGGCCGCCCTGGCCAAGGAGGTGATGGAAGGGGTCTGGCCCCTGGCCGTGCCCCTGGAGGTGGAGGTGGGCCTGGGGGACGACTGGCTTTCCGCCAAGGGGTAA
- a CDS encoding IMPACT family protein, with protein sequence MTLAGPVEYEEVIQRSRFLAKAAPVASEEEALAFLQAHREPQATHNCYAYKLGNLYRFSDDGEPRGTAGKPILHAIEAQGLDRVAVLVVRYFGGVKLGAGGLVRAYGGVAAEALRRAPKVPLVDLAEVRFRVPFAQAGRVRGFLRARGFLAEETYLPEGLAFALRLPEEEKEAFLRALWDQTRGQAQVEG encoded by the coding sequence CTGACCCTGGCCGGTCCGGTGGAGTACGAGGAGGTCATCCAGAGAAGCCGCTTCCTTGCCAAGGCGGCCCCGGTGGCCTCGGAGGAGGAAGCCCTGGCCTTCTTGCAGGCCCACCGGGAACCCCAGGCCACCCACAACTGCTACGCCTACAAGCTGGGCAACCTCTACCGCTTCTCTGACGACGGCGAGCCCAGGGGTACGGCGGGTAAGCCCATCCTCCACGCCATAGAGGCCCAGGGGCTGGATAGGGTGGCGGTCCTGGTGGTGCGCTACTTCGGGGGGGTCAAGCTGGGGGCCGGGGGCCTGGTGCGGGCCTACGGGGGGGTGGCGGCGGAGGCCTTACGGCGGGCCCCCAAGGTACCCTTGGTGGACCTGGCGGAGGTGCGCTTCCGGGTGCCCTTTGCCCAGGCGGGCCGGGTGCGCGGGTTTCTCAGGGCCCGCGGCTTCCTGGCGGAGGAAACCTACCTGCCCGAGGGGTTGGCTTTCGCCCTGCGCCTTCCAGAAGAGGAGAAGGAGGCTTTTCTGCGGGCCCTTTGGGACCAAACCCGGGGGCAGGCCCAGGTGGAGGGGTGA
- a CDS encoding PhoH family protein: MARDPEEAQRLVIPLKPEETLAFLGQADRNLKKLRSLFREAFGDRLKLIMRGNQVELEGDPEAVEAAERAVRDLLALLRQGAELDPPTLEQSVALALQGEGLYQATTPETELALPGRLRPKTPGQRRYVEAIARHDITFGVGPAGTGKTYLAVAMAVSHLRARRVKRIILTRPAVEAGEKLGFLPGDIQAKVDPYLRPLYDALFDMIDAERFEQYLQSGIIEVAPLAFMRGRTLNDAFIILDEAQNTTPEQMKMFLTRMGFSSKMVITGDVTQIDLPKHQKSGLIEATRILKGIEGIAFIYFKESDVVRHPLVARIIKAYEEAERGGDRSQ; the protein is encoded by the coding sequence ATGGCACGAGATCCTGAAGAAGCCCAAAGGCTGGTGATTCCCCTAAAACCCGAGGAAACCCTGGCCTTTTTAGGCCAGGCGGATCGAAACCTGAAGAAGCTCCGTTCCCTTTTCCGGGAAGCCTTCGGCGACCGGCTCAAGCTCATCATGCGGGGCAACCAGGTGGAGCTGGAGGGCGACCCGGAAGCGGTGGAGGCGGCCGAGCGGGCCGTGCGGGACCTTCTGGCCCTGCTAAGGCAGGGGGCAGAGCTGGACCCACCCACCCTGGAACAATCCGTGGCCCTGGCCCTGCAAGGGGAGGGCCTGTACCAGGCCACCACCCCGGAAACCGAACTGGCGCTACCGGGCCGTCTCAGGCCCAAAACCCCGGGGCAGAGGCGTTACGTGGAAGCCATCGCCCGCCACGACATCACCTTCGGGGTGGGCCCTGCGGGAACCGGCAAGACCTATTTGGCGGTGGCCATGGCGGTGAGCCACCTCCGGGCCAGGAGGGTCAAGCGCATCATCCTCACCCGGCCGGCGGTGGAGGCGGGGGAAAAGTTGGGGTTCTTGCCGGGGGACATCCAGGCCAAGGTGGACCCTTATCTCCGTCCCCTTTACGACGCCCTCTTTGACATGATCGATGCCGAGCGCTTTGAACAGTACCTGCAGTCCGGGATCATCGAGGTGGCCCCCCTGGCCTTCATGCGCGGCCGTACCCTCAACGACGCCTTCATCATCCTGGACGAAGCGCAAAACACCACCCCGGAGCAGATGAAGATGTTCCTCACCCGCATGGGCTTCTCCTCCAAGATGGTCATCACCGGGGACGTCACCCAGATCGACCTGCCCAAGCACCAAAAGTCGGGGCTCATCGAGGCCACCCGCATCCTCAAGGGCATTGAGGGCATCGCCTTCATCTACTTCAAGGAGTCCGACGTGGTGCGCCATCCCCTGGTGGCCCGCATCATCAAGGCCTACGAGGAAGCCGAGCGTGGTGGAGATCGTAGCCAATAA
- the aroE gene encoding shikimate dehydrogenase, which produces MLRLAVLGSPIAHSLSPAMHRYALSSLGLEGSYEALETPLEALKDRLERVRREYRGANLTIPLKEVALPLLDWVAPEAQAIGAVNTVLSVEGRLFGFNTDAPGFLQALRAEGIPLMGPALVLGAGGAGRAVAWALKEAGLEVWVWNRTSTRAEALAEEFGLEAVPLERAKEARLLVNATSVGLKDPTATPLPAEFFPREGAAVDLVYRPLWTRFLREAQARGLMVQTGLPMLAWQGALAFRIWTGLLPDARGMEAAALQALGEG; this is translated from the coding sequence ATGCTGCGCCTGGCGGTGTTGGGCAGTCCCATTGCCCACTCCCTGTCCCCGGCCATGCACCGGTACGCCTTGAGCTCCCTGGGCCTCGAGGGAAGCTACGAGGCCTTGGAAACCCCCCTTGAGGCCCTAAAGGACCGCCTGGAAAGGGTGCGCCGGGAATACCGGGGCGCCAACCTGACCATCCCTCTTAAGGAGGTGGCCTTACCCCTCTTGGACTGGGTGGCCCCGGAGGCCCAGGCCATCGGGGCGGTGAACACGGTACTTTCCGTGGAGGGGAGGCTTTTTGGCTTCAACACCGATGCCCCGGGGTTTTTGCAGGCCCTGAGGGCCGAGGGGATCCCCCTGATGGGCCCTGCCTTGGTCCTGGGGGCAGGGGGAGCGGGGCGGGCGGTGGCCTGGGCCTTGAAGGAGGCGGGGTTGGAGGTTTGGGTGTGGAACCGCACCTCCACTCGGGCGGAAGCCCTGGCGGAGGAGTTTGGCCTAGAGGCCGTGCCCCTGGAGCGGGCAAAGGAGGCCCGGCTCCTGGTGAACGCCACCAGCGTGGGGCTTAAGGACCCCACCGCTACCCCGTTGCCTGCGGAGTTCTTCCCCCGAGAGGGGGCGGCGGTGGACCTGGTCTACCGCCCCCTCTGGACCCGGTTTCTGCGGGAGGCCCAGGCGCGGGGGCTCATGGTGCAGACCGGGCTTCCCATGCTGGCCTGGCAGGGGGCCTTGGCCTTCCGCATCTGGACAGGCCTCCTGCCCGATGCCCGGGGGATGGAGGCGGCGGCCCTGCAGGCCCTGGGGGAGGGGTAG
- the floA gene encoding flotillin-like protein FloA (flotillin-like protein involved in membrane lipid rafts), which produces MEGLGVLFLAFIVLIFVFLFFSFIPVGLWISAWAAGVRVPLITLVAMRLRRVPPAKIIYPLIKATKAGLDVRLDRLEAHYLAGGNVDRVVDALIAADKAGIKLTFDRAAAIDLAGRDVLEAVRVSVNPKVIQTPMVAAVAKDGIQLLATARVTVRANIDRLVGGAGEETIIARVGEGIVTTIGSALSHKEVLENPDRISKTVLEKGLDAGTAFEILSVDIADVDVGKNIGAQLQIDQAEADKKIAQAKAEERRAMAVAAEQENRALVEAMRAKLVEAQAQVPLALAEALRSGRLGVMDYYRLKNIEADTDMRESISRAAKPEGEE; this is translated from the coding sequence ATGGAAGGACTTGGCGTGCTCTTTCTGGCCTTTATCGTCCTCATCTTCGTCTTCCTTTTCTTCAGCTTCATCCCGGTAGGCCTCTGGATCTCCGCCTGGGCCGCAGGGGTCAGGGTGCCCTTGATCACCCTGGTGGCCATGCGCTTAAGGCGGGTTCCCCCGGCCAAGATCATCTACCCCCTCATCAAGGCCACCAAGGCGGGGCTGGACGTCCGGCTGGACCGCCTCGAGGCCCACTACCTGGCCGGGGGCAATGTGGACCGGGTGGTGGACGCCTTGATCGCCGCCGACAAGGCGGGCATCAAGCTCACCTTTGATCGGGCCGCGGCCATCGACCTGGCGGGGCGGGATGTGCTGGAGGCGGTACGGGTCTCGGTGAACCCCAAGGTGATCCAGACCCCCATGGTGGCCGCGGTGGCCAAGGACGGGATCCAACTGCTCGCCACCGCCCGGGTGACGGTGCGGGCCAACATCGACCGCCTGGTGGGCGGGGCCGGCGAGGAGACCATCATCGCCCGGGTGGGGGAAGGGATCGTGACCACCATCGGCTCGGCCCTCTCCCACAAGGAAGTGCTGGAAAACCCGGACCGCATCAGCAAGACCGTATTGGAAAAGGGTCTGGACGCGGGCACGGCCTTTGAGATCCTCTCGGTGGACATCGCCGACGTGGACGTGGGCAAGAACATCGGGGCCCAGCTCCAAATAGACCAGGCGGAGGCCGACAAGAAGATCGCCCAGGCCAAGGCGGAGGAGCGCCGGGCCATGGCCGTGGCTGCGGAGCAGGAGAACCGGGCCCTGGTGGAGGCCATGCGGGCCAAGCTGGTGGAGGCCCAGGCCCAGGTGCCTCTGGCCCTGGCCGAGGCCTTGCGCTCAGGGCGGCTTGGGGTCATGGACTACTACCGCTTGAAGAACATCGAGGCCGACACCGACATGCGGGAGTCCATCAGCCGGGCGGCCAAGCCCGAAGGTGAGGAATGA